A single genomic interval of Stieleria maiorica harbors:
- a CDS encoding M20/M25/M40 family metallo-hydrolase, whose protein sequence is MRQLAFLLLLTLPASFLAAQPPADPSADPSAELSPAKEAELISDARQITFDGRRAGEGYFSRDGKRMVFQSERDPANPFYQIFVMDLETGDLDQVSPGHGKTTCAWIHPDGDRVLFSSTHHDETSVEKQNELLELRRSGKQPRYSWDYDPEFEIYERLADGSYNRITDAQGYDAEGSYSPDGTQIVFASNRAAYTESLSQRDAELLKTDKSYFIDLYIMDADGSNVRRLTDVRGYDGGPFFSPDGKRICWRRFSEDGTTAEIYTMASDGTDVRRLTEINAMSWAPFYHPSGDYLIFTTNRHGFGNFELYCVRADGQGQPVRVTCTDGFDGLPVFLPGGDRMAWTSNRTPEKRSQIFLGNWNDAEIRKRLGLTDSESEDRLAALSAAETTSPQFTPADIARHVDYLTRPELEGRLTGTEGERRATAYVAAYLESLGFVPAGESGTFFDEFEFPAGCSLTDNNSLVIGDHTATLDKDWRPLSFSADGSLDATEVIFAGYGMRVPASEDAPEYDSYVHLNVAGRWVMVFRDLPQDITPERRQQLARFSSPRRKATFARDMGAKGIIFVAGPTSKVQNELIRFDSTASAGVSIAAISITNAMAAKLFSDADGDLKEQQSQLDDGSLAMGYILEGAKVATTIEIERKTGTGRNVIARLPSGDDAEPTYPFVMLGAHVDHLGRGAGSNSLAKDDEQDMIHQGADDNASGVAAMLEIAQYLADEQRAGRLKTKRDLVVAGWSGEELGLFGSQAFIESFHTLYPDAPQAEVDEEAERVARAHGMTTDAASLNPAIAAYLNLDMVGRLREKLVIQGIGSSPKFESLVNRRNVPVGLSLTLDKTSTRLPTDASAFVARDVPILSAFTGAHEDYHTPRDTKEKLNYQGAADTARLFALIARGMLSDDSVPEFKLDEGERQEEEVPRARLTAYLGTVPDYAAGKIKGLKLSGVAGDGPAAKAGLQGGDVIIELAGKTIEDIYDYTYAIEALKIGEEVGITVRRGDQEVQLKITPASRE, encoded by the coding sequence ATGCGACAACTCGCTTTCCTGCTGCTGCTGACCCTTCCCGCCAGCTTCCTTGCCGCTCAACCACCGGCCGACCCGTCAGCCGATCCGTCGGCCGAGCTGTCTCCCGCAAAGGAAGCGGAATTGATCAGCGACGCGCGACAAATCACCTTTGACGGGCGACGCGCCGGCGAAGGCTACTTCAGCCGCGACGGAAAACGCATGGTGTTTCAAAGCGAGCGTGATCCGGCCAACCCGTTCTACCAAATCTTTGTGATGGATCTGGAAACCGGAGACCTGGATCAAGTCTCCCCCGGCCACGGCAAGACGACATGCGCCTGGATCCACCCCGACGGCGATCGCGTGTTGTTTTCCAGCACCCACCATGACGAAACGTCGGTCGAAAAACAAAACGAGCTGCTGGAACTGCGGCGCAGCGGCAAACAACCGCGATACTCCTGGGACTATGACCCCGAGTTCGAAATCTACGAACGATTGGCCGACGGATCGTACAACCGGATCACCGACGCGCAGGGCTATGACGCCGAAGGCAGCTACAGCCCCGACGGGACTCAAATCGTTTTTGCGTCCAATCGCGCCGCGTATACCGAATCGCTCTCGCAGCGCGACGCCGAGTTGCTGAAGACCGACAAGTCCTACTTCATCGATCTGTACATCATGGATGCCGACGGATCGAATGTTCGACGGTTGACCGATGTCCGCGGGTACGACGGCGGCCCATTCTTTTCGCCCGACGGAAAACGCATCTGCTGGCGACGGTTTTCCGAAGACGGGACGACGGCGGAGATTTACACGATGGCCAGTGACGGGACCGACGTCCGCCGGCTGACCGAGATCAACGCGATGAGTTGGGCGCCGTTCTACCATCCCAGCGGTGACTACTTGATCTTCACCACCAACCGTCATGGCTTCGGCAACTTTGAACTTTACTGCGTCCGCGCCGACGGCCAAGGGCAACCGGTCCGCGTGACCTGCACCGATGGCTTTGACGGGCTGCCCGTTTTCCTGCCCGGCGGCGATCGGATGGCCTGGACCAGCAATCGCACCCCCGAAAAACGCTCCCAGATCTTTCTGGGCAACTGGAACGACGCCGAGATTCGCAAGCGGCTGGGATTGACCGATTCGGAATCGGAGGATCGGCTGGCGGCGCTCAGCGCGGCCGAAACCACGTCGCCGCAATTCACCCCCGCCGACATCGCCCGCCACGTCGATTACTTGACGCGGCCCGAACTGGAAGGCCGATTGACCGGCACCGAAGGCGAACGTCGGGCGACGGCCTACGTTGCCGCCTATCTGGAAAGTCTGGGGTTTGTTCCCGCCGGCGAGTCGGGAACGTTCTTTGACGAATTCGAATTCCCCGCCGGCTGTTCGCTGACCGACAACAATTCGCTGGTGATCGGTGACCACACGGCGACGCTGGATAAAGATTGGCGTCCGCTTTCCTTTTCCGCCGACGGATCTTTGGATGCCACCGAAGTCATCTTTGCCGGCTACGGGATGCGTGTGCCGGCCAGCGAGGATGCGCCGGAATACGACAGCTATGTCCATTTGAATGTCGCGGGCCGCTGGGTGATGGTGTTTCGTGATCTGCCCCAGGACATCACGCCCGAGCGACGGCAGCAACTGGCCCGTTTCAGTTCCCCGCGACGCAAGGCGACCTTCGCCCGCGACATGGGGGCCAAGGGGATCATTTTCGTCGCCGGACCGACCAGCAAGGTCCAAAACGAGCTGATCCGGTTTGATTCCACCGCCTCGGCCGGCGTCAGCATCGCCGCCATCTCGATCACCAACGCGATGGCCGCCAAACTGTTCTCCGACGCCGACGGAGATTTGAAAGAACAGCAGTCGCAACTCGACGACGGTTCGCTGGCGATGGGGTACATCTTGGAAGGCGCCAAGGTCGCCACCACGATCGAGATCGAGCGGAAGACCGGAACCGGGCGAAACGTGATCGCGCGACTGCCCAGCGGCGACGACGCCGAACCGACTTACCCGTTCGTCATGCTGGGCGCCCACGTCGACCATTTGGGGCGCGGCGCCGGCAGCAATTCGCTGGCCAAGGACGACGAGCAGGACATGATCCATCAAGGCGCCGATGACAATGCATCGGGGGTCGCGGCGATGTTGGAAATCGCGCAATACCTGGCCGACGAACAACGGGCCGGACGCTTGAAAACCAAACGCGACCTGGTCGTTGCCGGCTGGAGTGGTGAGGAGCTGGGCCTGTTCGGATCCCAGGCGTTCATCGAATCGTTCCACACGCTTTATCCCGACGCACCCCAAGCGGAGGTCGACGAAGAAGCCGAGCGGGTGGCGCGGGCTCACGGGATGACGACCGATGCGGCATCACTGAATCCGGCGATCGCCGCCTACCTGAACTTGGACATGGTCGGCCGCTTGCGCGAGAAATTGGTGATCCAGGGGATCGGTTCGTCGCCGAAGTTCGAATCCTTGGTCAACCGCCGCAACGTCCCGGTCGGTCTTTCGCTGACCCTGGACAAAACCAGCACGCGATTGCCGACCGACGCGTCGGCGTTCGTCGCCCGCGACGTGCCCATCTTGTCGGCGTTCACCGGTGCCCACGAAGACTACCACACGCCCAGGGACACCAAAGAAAAGCTGAACTACCAGGGCGCGGCCGACACGGCGCGGTTATTCGCCTTGATCGCCCGCGGGATGCTCAGCGATGACTCGGTTCCCGAGTTCAAGCTGGATGAAGGCGAGCGGCAGGAAGAGGAAGTGCCGCGGGCGCGGCTGACCGCGTATTTGGGAACCGTGCCGGACTACGCCGCGGGCAAGATCAAGGGTTTGAAATTAAGCGGGGTTGCCGGTGACGGCCCGGCCGCCAAAGCGGGCCTCCAAGGCGGTGACGTGATCATCGAATTGGCCGGCAAGACGATCGAAGACATCTACGATTACACCTACGCCATCGAAGCGCTGAAGATCGGCGAGGAAGTCGGGATCACGGTGCGAAGAGGCGACCAAGAAGTCCAGCTCAAGATCACCCCCGCTTCCCGCGAGTGA
- a CDS encoding sigma-54-dependent transcriptional regulator produces the protein MTESRAWKILIVDEAPQSRATMARWLGGRGYNPVAVPDGESAVELIGEGVAVIITDLNMPKTDGLALLEIAKQKAPHAIVIVVSDVESVDAAVAALKAGADDFIPKPVNLSELTERIEAALRRRAMAEQIAALQSQLTQQQGLDNMIGTSAAIRALFEKIRLVADTRSTVLITGESGTGKELVARSIHRLSRRAGKPLIPVNCAALPESLVESELFGHKKGAFTGASSDRKGLFETAAGGTLFIDEIGELDLALQAKLLRALENRTVMPIGGSREIDVDVRLVAATNRELLQQVQSKEFREDLYFRLKVVELTLPPLRERKDDIPLLIRHFIDQLSTENERPVRDISAPALEAMMAYKWPGNVRELRNTLEGIIVLTLDEIIDEKHLPPHIIGAESAQTIIQPGMTLAEIEREAIRRTLEHTGGHRTQSAELLGISVRTLQRKLKEYELET, from the coding sequence ATGACTGAATCACGAGCCTGGAAAATCCTGATTGTCGACGAAGCCCCCCAAAGCCGTGCGACGATGGCCCGCTGGCTCGGCGGGCGCGGCTACAACCCGGTGGCGGTCCCCGACGGCGAGTCGGCGGTCGAGTTGATCGGCGAGGGTGTGGCGGTGATCATCACCGATTTAAACATGCCCAAGACCGACGGATTGGCACTGTTGGAAATCGCCAAGCAGAAGGCGCCTCACGCGATCGTGATCGTCGTCTCGGATGTCGAGAGCGTCGACGCGGCCGTGGCGGCGTTGAAAGCCGGTGCCGATGATTTCATCCCCAAGCCGGTGAACCTGAGCGAGCTGACCGAGCGGATCGAAGCGGCACTCCGCCGCCGGGCGATGGCCGAGCAGATTGCGGCGCTACAGTCCCAGCTGACCCAGCAACAGGGGCTGGACAACATGATCGGAACGAGTGCCGCGATCCGCGCCCTGTTCGAAAAAATCCGTCTCGTCGCGGACACCCGCAGCACCGTGTTGATCACCGGAGAAAGCGGCACCGGAAAGGAGCTGGTCGCGCGGTCGATCCACCGGCTGAGCCGCCGCGCGGGCAAACCGCTGATCCCCGTCAACTGTGCCGCGCTGCCGGAGTCACTGGTCGAAAGCGAATTGTTCGGTCACAAAAAAGGCGCCTTCACCGGCGCCAGCTCCGACCGCAAGGGTTTGTTTGAAACGGCGGCCGGCGGCACGCTGTTCATCGACGAAATCGGCGAATTGGATCTCGCACTCCAAGCCAAGCTGTTGCGTGCACTGGAAAACCGCACGGTCATGCCGATCGGCGGGTCCCGAGAAATTGATGTCGATGTGCGGCTGGTCGCTGCGACCAATCGAGAACTCTTGCAGCAGGTCCAATCCAAGGAGTTCCGCGAGGATCTGTACTTTCGGCTCAAGGTGGTCGAATTGACGTTGCCGCCGCTGCGCGAACGCAAGGACGACATCCCGCTGCTGATCCGCCACTTCATCGATCAACTCTCCACCGAAAACGAGCGGCCCGTCCGAGACATTTCGGCCCCCGCACTGGAAGCGATGATGGCTTACAAGTGGCCCGGTAACGTTCGCGAACTGCGGAATACGCTGGAGGGCATCATCGTGTTGACGCTGGACGAAATCATCGACGAAAAACACCTGCCACCCCACATCATCGGCGCCGAATCCGCTCAGACGATCATCCAACCCGGCATGACACTGGCGGAAATTGAACGTGAAGCGATCCGCAGAACGCTGGAACACACCGGCGGCCACCGGACGCAATCCGCCGAACTGCTGGGCATCAGCGTGCGGACGCTGCAGCGCAAGCTGAAAGAGTACGAATTGGAAACCTAG